tatttgatattagctcactagatgaatggagaacccaagcttatgaaaatgccaaattattcaaagaaaaagttaaaagatggcatgacaaaagaatccagaAGCAGGaattcaaagttggagaatatgttctcctgtacaactctcgttttagattctttgcaggggAACTTCTTTTCAAATGGGAAGGACCTTATATTATCAAAGAGGTTCATTGTTTTGGAGCCATTAAGAtcaataatgccgaaggtacaaACCCAAAGGTGGTCAATGgacaaagaatcaaacattatatctcaggtacacaTATTAATATTGAAAGCAATTTTATCCAAACcaagacaccggaagaacataTAAAAGAAACccttccagaacactccagaatccTGAAAAAGAGGAGGAACGTGATACcgtaagtaaacagactccgtaaagtccgcaaaaatattttctgtcagtttttaGAATATAACAAAACTTAGGAAGATAAGAAACAATCAGGAAGGCAACCGAGGAGGGCAcgatacaccagggcgcgcctgccctccctggcatgcccaggtgggttgtgtccACCTCGAGAACCTTCTCGACTCTGTTTTCCTTCCattttgcttgtttcccaagataaacaatctttatatacccccggACATATTGACCACCACATCACGGAGAAATCTTTTGTTCTTGTTTCTTGCTGTTTTCTGACAGATATAAATCGCCATGGCCACATcgagctcctccaaggacaagttcttcaaaaGGGTAATCAACCCCTACTTGTCGGAGGTGCTGAAGCACCCTCAAACCATCGAGATGCATGAGGGAGTGCTCCACATCCGGGATATTCAAGGGCCCAAGGGGACGGGAACCGTGGAGGCCAGGCTCGAAGCCATGGAGCAGGAGGTCTTCAAGTGCAAGGGAATGGTGGAGCGTGAAATCAATGCCAACCACCTCATGATTACAGATTCCACCAGTGATCACAAGGTGGATGACCGGTCCATGAAGTACATCGccttcaccctcaacgagcaaatcaactttctGCAAAGCCAAATCTATGATCTAAAAAatcaagtctttgaatatgaggcaagatttaaaggtatgagtttagcTGCCAGTTGTAGGACTCATGATACTCATtcttcctcttatgatggtgagcTTCTTCCATGGAAGCCGGAGGATAAGCTCACTACTACTTCATCACCACAACCACCATCATCTTCCCCACAAAAGGAGACTTAAGTACATGGTTATGGGCACTCCCCTTCGCTTGTGCAAGCTGGGGAggtgccccgatatcgtatcaccatcactttcATTACCTTTACCTTTCTTAGTTCGATATTTATTTATCTTTTGAATTAGTTGAATAAAAGTTCTGCATGACCTATCTTCGAGTCTTAGTTCTCGTAATATATCTATCTATATAATCGAGTGAGAGTTATATAATGAAGTTTAGTTTTTGCTTCTTTACTTTTTTGTCTCAatcaaaataaaagaaaataatgaaaaagatcatatgctaatcttatggcaagtaatgacatcacataaggaaaagtacaAGTGGTAAAATTTGTTGAAAGccgacaaacatagcattggtcaatgatgcaattcatgatagaattaataagggaagagaagattcacatgaaaatacactatcttggacatcttttatgattgtgagctctcattaaatattatatgccaaaatgtttgacgttggacaaggaagacaacgtaatgatttatgtttgttcatattcacatagaagttatattgtcatagatccttcaacatgtggtgcttgctcaatatctttgctagccaaaaatccgcactaagtagagatactacttgtgcatcccaaaaccttaaacccaaaatcttgttttgagagtccacctgtgacgcccccgatttgaccgtacactaatcatgcacgcaaacgtgtacgatcaagatcagggactcacgggaagatatcacaacacaactctaaaacataaataagtcatacaagcatcataatacaagccgggggccccgagggctcgaatacaagtgctcgatcatagacgagtcagcggaagcaaaaatatctgagtacagacataagttaaacaagtttgccttaagaaggctagcagaaaagtaacaacgatcgaaaaggcaaggcctcctgcctgggacctccaaactactcctcgaagccgaaatccatgtagaatcatcctcgggatctctagctcttggactccagcatctggttgcgacaaccaggtagaattgaaagggggaaaagagggagaaaagaaaccgtgagtactcatccaaagtactcgcaagcaaggagctacactacatatgcatgggtatatgtgtaaagggccatatcgatggactgaactgcagaatgccagaataagagggggatagctaatcccgtcgaagactacgcttctggccacctccatcttccagcatgtaggagagagtagatggcaagttcaccaagtagcatcgtatagcataatcctacccggcgatcccctcctcgtcgccctgttagagagcgatcaccgggttgtatctggcacttggaagggtgtgttttattaagtatccaattctagttgtcataaggtcaaggtacaactctgggtcgtccttttaccgagggacacggctattcgaatagataaacttccctgcaggggtgcaccacataacccaacacgctcgatcccatttggccggacacactttcctgggtcatacccggcctcggaagatcgacacgtcgcagccccacctaggctcaacagagaggtcaacacgccggtctaaatcctatgcgcgcaggggtctgggcccatcgcccattgcacacctgcacgttgcgtacgcggccggaagcagacctagcctagcaggcgttccagtccaatccggcgcacgccgcttcgtcgctgacgtcaagaagagcttcggctgataccacgacgtcgagtgcccataactgttcccgcgtagttggttagtgcgtatagaccaaatggccagactcagatcaaataccaagatctcgttaagcatgttaagtatccgcgaacgccgaccagggccaggcccacctctctcctaggtggtctgaacctgccctgtcgctccgccacaaagtaacagtcgggggccgtcaggaacccaagcccacctctaccgggatggagccacctgtcctttcagccccctcatcagaatcacttgcgggtactcaatgagtcgacccgactttagtcaccacatgtatcatgtataaagtataaagtatatacccgtgatcacctcccacaGTGATCACGggccagtagtatagcatggcagacggacaagaatgtagggccgctgatggaaaaactagcatcctattctaagcagtaggatagcaggtaagggtaacaactgtagcaacaatgagaggctatgcaacagaatagggttaaccgaaagcagtaacatgctacactactctaatgcaagcagtatagagaagaataggcgatatctggtgatcaagggggggctt
The sequence above is a segment of the Aegilops tauschii subsp. strangulata cultivar AL8/78 chromosome 6, Aet v6.0, whole genome shotgun sequence genome. Coding sequences within it:
- the LOC109737459 gene encoding uncharacterized protein produces the protein MATSSSSKDKFFKRVINPYLSEVLKHPQTIEMHEGVLHIRDIQGPKGTGTVEARLEAMEQEVFKCKGMVEREINANHLMITDSTSDHKVDDRSMKYIAFTLNEQINFLQSQIYDLKNQVFEYEARFKGMSLAASCRTHDTHSSSYDGELLPWKPEDKLTTTSSPQPPSSSPQKET